A single region of the Halichondria panicea chromosome 10, odHalPani1.1, whole genome shotgun sequence genome encodes:
- the LOC135343054 gene encoding uncharacterized protein LOC135343054 isoform X2, translated as MAGPEPDSRILLRVDTHLMPLKEEIWDARSQWKDIGRKLGLKDGDIHAIKESEHNISECLNEVLVQWMQTGKATIYDLFKALDSRVIGRSDIVRTIQSLRGEERKAVGLPEQISEAKYEELALIGAPTLEELCEIYLGADWYIVGLWLGLEDTILSLIKEDYKYYYILYDISVSEKFIMLKNAMFKKYLETSYKTEQYMHFSMQLSFELQHDVDDFFSEEYSTQVVKLEEIKLKLGDNASRSILETILQKQQENRRDMKKNVLAALIRANLTNEAEKFCSSHELKLDDFIAANHLFPDPPEYVTNYARYLKTVYKQMPVMPNDWPVERDNKQQYTKLALIHASGYYKESSTMEHDYIHGKVDNIIAKKEEIEMNEVFYPIINSLTQKSRLTILMDGAPGVGKTTITRKLCIDWANGEILKEYHLVILVKLREIQFHEETKVVHLLPSATLSQVSEVAEYLENPDILGEQVLLVLDGFDELSENCRSKPSLCLKIIDGNMLQNCSILITSRPYASGVLKTLTRVNRRVEVLGFSKQQIINYVDKNLINKVHAETLIQMLKDRLDILSLCYIPLNCRIVLFVFQCLQYNLPATITELYEIFVLHTIKHHIEKCKENLGEIDDIRSLDSLSNLPPHILRNLDQLSNIAYTGMLQDKLSFQYEDVNNKEVLRLGLLTSHHGITATSMKCNYQFLHLTIQEFLAARHLVLSSENKLDFLRSHLDNSRFRMVILFLAGLSKLKFLPPNERLLGDSVLDLTSSIDEHKKSAQEKFLLLAHLVYESQLQASSQVIPIKSNILDLSNKALTRFDAFIITRFISFTPAHHYWELIDFKGCHLPLESMVFTAMHSRNVEANAIGMCKILSLRHVNVATLLPVFDTVEEISFAVTEAMSHDMVKTLCSAITNSKKLISVCVSSSIISKKSIVINRKEMSICTHSFNKLLGFIDIQNVSQLSLRYCSQIFTNCETCDQSSSNTLTSFCDIIENSSSLQDVDVSFCNLSTDSMDCLLSAVSSNHTPPLSFTLPHSPSLSPTLLHSPPLSPTLLHSPSLSPTLSHSPSLSPTLSHSPSLSPTLPHSPSLSPTFSHFPSLSPTLLHSLQRSSRCFFPPAPPAPPAPPPPPSPIMTAGFLNNLRIHGNHLDSDVALPLCKTKITEVGGFLCASYSKTITLKYLPDCYPCNYYGLKNLEYPHETFLLPDYISNVILITNHIEATKLETVVYRVAMLWKANQHLNNFVVIVDMYKLNSLLRNLEVADHKMEAHSSYAVALTRSSISISNQYSNSLPFSIESLKTLFGFVTFEMETFCIRGIELFNKCDILVDNLCKLIYSSKKLRSIELLNCNLTKKVSHSIVQSLLQSSSNVESVNFEEIYMEVNTICDLISMFVDRVQIEIGGYTFTIKSYDIYNVLNLNSLSAIVLNEDVTDAQMLIETIKLSPKTSNISISNHCYLNAQSISQFVSNNPHISSVCFSQVKGSCYDTATLAESLVKQKKLYTIRITSSGNPDSIFIRGHQFDLLAKYHTDLCICPNAFSFFTQLPEPQYLEYCNFSGQRRAFKDCSNCGSKGETAIQALCDLLSQSKTLNSIKLTDCDLNKKQLQKLSYTLRDLPQVQKLDVSGTSCDEESLTILLTTNLKEMKFLEFSLIIILDKAIKYCWKTSTENSSMLIASLVKHLLQANQHTELIMADANLTELQIKQLTQLANSSITTFHILKCSFATPHLLVSGRTFEVLTFFSTSTTSKESLGLQFFKTLNHNSFLVVLEISFINLKVDCTSEDLGGTFQIMLEENQHLQELTLNACDIDATVLCQLMKGLSKNSKLKVLHLSLLKTLNESVGPAIEFMVKENRCLHTLGISFSDIHDSVYEHIATGLGSNFTLKDLVLDGFKVTTGYFRMSNFRPTIQSVDWRKVFTILNQNNSLQTLSISTNAISKEAFDALKELLQSGPIINLYTCQCQFSPCQIQELRTILQPKGKLIHNTPYPASLHNIRNTRHIEDRLHSHF; from the exons TTCTCAGAGTGGACACTCATTTGATGCCACTAAAAGAGGAGATTTGGGATGCACGATCACAGTGGAAGGACATTGGGCGTAAGTTAGGCTTAAAAGATGGTGATATACATGCAATTAAAGAAAGTGAGCATAATATTAGCGAATGCCTGAATGAAGTATTGGTGCAGTGGATGCAGACTGGCAAAGCAACCATTTACGATCTGTTCAAAGCATTAGATAGTAGAGTTATTGGCCGCTCAGATATTGTCAGAACGATACAATCACTACGTGGAGAGGAGCGAAAAGCAGTTGGACTGCCCGAACAAATTTCAG aaGCCAAATATGAAGAATTGGCTTTGATAGGAGCACCAACACTAGAGGAGTTGTGTGAAATTTATCTCGGAGCAGATTGGTATATAGTAGGTCTCTGGCTTGGACTTGAGGATACAATATTAAGTCTGATAAAGGAGGACtacaaatattattatattttatATGACATATCTGTCTCAGAAAAATTTATTATGCTGAAAAATGCTATGTTTAAAAAGTACCTAGAAACGTCATACAAAACAGAACAATACATGCACTTTTCTATGCAACTGTCTTTTGAGTTACAGCATGATGTGGACGATTTTTTCAGTGAAGAGTATTCAACACAAGTTGTCAAATTAGAAGAAATAAAGCTAAAATTAGGAGATAATgcatctagatctatattggAAACTATACTTCAAAAGCAGCAAGAAAACAGACGTGATATGAAGAAAAATGTTCTTGCAGCACTTATCAGAGCAAACTTGACAAATGAAGCAGAGAAATTCTGCTCATCACATG AATTAAAGCTAGATGATTTCATTGCCGCAAATCACTTGTTTCCTGATCCTCCTGAATATGTTACGAATTACGCTAGGTACCTAAAAACTGTTTACAAGCAAATGCCTGTAATGCCAAATGATTGGCCTGTGGAAAGAGATAATAAACAACAATACACTAAGCTAGCACTTATTCACGCTTCAGGTTATTATAAAGAATCATCTACAATGGAACATGACTATATTCATGGCAAAGTAGACAATATTATTGCTAAAAAGGAAGAGATTGAAATGAATGAAGTGTTTTATCCTATCATAAACTCATTAACACAAAAAAGTCGCCTAACAATATTAATGGATGGTGCTCCAGGAGTTGGTAAAACTACCATCACTAGAAAATTATGCATTGATTGGGCTAATGGTGAAATTCTCAAGGAGTATCATCTAGTCATTCTGGTTAAGCTAAGGGAGATTCAATTTCACGAAGAAACTAAAGTTGTTCATCTTTTACCTTCTGCGACTTTAAGTCAGGTGAGTGAGGTGGCTGAATACCTCGAAAACCCAGATATTTTGGGTGAGCAGGTTTTGTTAGTATTAGACGGCTTTGATGAGCTAAGCGAAAATTGTAGGTCCAAACCCTCCTTATGTTTAAAAATTATTGATGGAAATATGCTTCAAAATTGTTCAATATTAATTACATCTCGGCCGTATGCTTCAGGGGTTTTGAAAACGCTAACGCGTGTCAATCGGCGTGTTGAAGTTCTAGGATTCTCGAAGCAACAAATAATAAACTATGTGGATAAAAATTTGATCAACAAGGTACATGCAGAGACACTGATTCAAATGCTTAAAGATCGTCTTGACATACTTTCATTGTGCTACATTCCGCTCAACTGCAGAATAGTGCTCTTTGTATTCCAATGTCTCCAGTATAACCTACCAGCTACCATCACAGAGCTATATGAGATATTTGTTTTACATACTATAAAGCACCACATTGAAAAATGCAAAGAAAATTTGGGGGAGATAGACGACATCCGTTCCTTAGATAGTTTGAGCAATCTTCCACCACACATTCTACGCAATCTTGACCAGCTTAGCAATATAGCATACACTGGTATGCTACAAGATAAGCTTTCTTTCCAATATGAGGATGTGAATAATAAGGAGGTTTTACGTCTTGGACTACTGACCTCACATCATGGCATTACAGCAACAAGCATGAAGTGTAACTACCAGTTTCTTCATTTAACCATTCAAGAGTTTCTAGCTGCTAGACACTTAGTATTGTCTTCAGAAAACAAGCTGGACTTTCTCAGATCACATTTGGATAATTCCAGGTTTCGAATGGTCATTCTTTTTCTGGCTGGCCTGtcaaaattaaaatttttaCCACCAAATGAACGTCTTTTAGGAGATAGTGTATTGGATTTAACCAGCAGCATTGATGAACATAAAAAGTCTGCTCAAGAGAAATTTCTACTGCTAGCACATCTTGTGTATGAAAGCCAGCTACAGGCTTCTTCACAAGTGATTCCTATCAAATCCAACATTCTTGATTTATCCAATAAAGCTCTGACTCGATTTGACGCATTTATTATTACGAGATTTATTTCCTTTACACCTGCTCATCATTATTGGGAACTTATTGACTTCAAAGGCTGCCATTTACCTCTCGAAAGCATGGTTTTTACAGCAATGCATTCAAGAAACGTTGAGGCAAATGCAATTGGAATGTGTAAAATTTTGTCGTTAAGACATGTTAACGTTGCTACGCTATTACCTGTGTTTGACACTGTTGAAGAAATATCATTTGCAGTTACTGAGGCAATGAGCCATGACATGGTAAAGACACTGTGTTCAGCCATTACAAACAGCAAGAAATTAATAAGCGTATGTGTTTCTTCATCAATAATTTCGAAGAAGAGCATAGTAATTAATCGTAAAGAGATGAGCATATGCACCCACTCTTTCAACAAACTACTAGGGTTCATTGACATCCAAAATGTATCACAACTGTCACTACGATACTGCTCCCAAATTTTTACAAACTGTGAAACGTGTGACCAGTCATCATCCAATACCCTCACCAGCTTCTGTGACATTATAGAGAACAGTAGCAGTTTGCAAGATGTTGATGTCTCCTTTTGTAATCTATCAACTGATTCCATGGATTGCCTACTATCTGCTGTTAGTAGTAATCACACTCCCCCACTCTCCTTCACTCTCCCTCACTCTCCTTCACTTTCTCCCACTCTCCTTCACTCTCCCCCACTCTCCCCCACTCTCCTTCACTCTCCTTCACTCTCTCCCACTCTCTCCCACTCTCCTTCACTCTCCCCCACTCTCTCCCACTCTCCTTCACTCTCCCCCACTCTCCCCCACTCTCCTTCACTCTCCCCCACTTTCTCCCACTTTCCTTCACTCTCCCCCACTCTCCTCCACTCTCTTCAACGATCTTCCCGCTGTTTCTTCCCCCCTGCCCCCCCTGCCCCCCctgccccccctccccctccctcccctatTATGACAGCTGGCTTTCTAAATAATCTTCGTATTCATGGAAATCATCTCGATTCTGATGTAGCTTTGCCGCTgtgcaaaacaaaaataactGAGGTAGGTGGTTTTTTGTGTGCTAGCTACAGCAAAACAATTACTCTAAAGTATCTTCCTGATTGTTATCCCTGCAACTACTATGGTTTAAAGAACTTGGAGTATCCTCATGAAACTTTCCTTCTTCCAGACTACATTTCCAATGTGATCCTGATAACAAATCATATTGAGGCTACCAAGCTAGAAACTGTTGTATACAGAGTTGCAATGCTATGGAAAGCAAATCAACACCTCAATAATTTTGTAGTAATTGTGGATATGTATAAACTTAATTCACTATTAAGAAATCTGGAAGTAGCAGATCATAAGATGGAAGCACATTCAAGTTATGCTGTAGCGCTTACGCGAAgctctatatctatatctaatCAGTACTCCAACAGTTTACCTTTTTCTATTGAATCCTTGAAAACTCTTTTTGGATTTGTAACTTTCGAGATGGAAACTTTTTGCATAAGAGGTATAGAACTTTTTAATAAATGTGATATACTAGTCGATAACCTCTGTAAACTGATTTACTCCAGTAAAAAGTTAAGATCCATTGAGCTCTTAAATTGTAACCTCACGAAGAAAGTATCACATTCCATTGTACAGTCACTACTGCAGTCTAGCAGCAATGTTGAGTCTGTTAACTTTGAAGAAATTTATATGGAAGTAAACACCATCTGCGATCTAATCTCAATGTTTGTAGACCGTGTACAAATTGAGATTGGTGGATACACATTCACAATTAAATCATACGATATATATAATGTTTTGAATTTGAATTCGTTGTCTGCCATTGTGTTGAATGAAGATGTGACAGACGCTCAAATGCTTATAGAAACTATCAAACTTTCCCCTAAAACCTCAAACATATCTATTTCAAATCACTGCTACTTGAATGCTCAGTCAATATCACAATTTGTCTCGAACAATCCTCATATATCAAGTGTATGTTTTTCACAGGTTAAAGGATCTTGTTACGATACTGCTACGTTGGCTGAATCTCTTGTCAAGCAGAAAAAACTATATACTATAAGGATAACATCCAGCGGAAATCCTGATAGTATATTCATTCGGGGACATCAATTTGACCTCCTAGCTAAGTATCACACAGATCTCTGTATCTGCCCCAATGCATTTAGTTTTTTCACACAGTTACCTGAACCACAGTACCTTGAATACTGCAATTTTTCTGGCCAGAGAAGAGCATTTAAAGATTGTTCAAATTGTGGAAGTAAAGGGGAAACAGCGATACAAGCATTGTGTGATTTACTTTCCCAAAGCAAAACTTTAAATTCCATCAAGCTAACGGATTGTGATCTCAACAAAAAGCAATTACAAAAACTGTCATACACACTAAGAGATTTGCCCCAAGTTCAGAAACTAGATGTATCAGGGACCAGCTGTGATGAAGAATCCCTCACGATCTTGCTAACAACTAATCTGAAGGAAATGAAATTTCTTGAGTTTTCACTTATCATCATATTAGATAAAGCAATAAAATATTGTTGGAAAACGAGCACCGAAAACTCTTCTATGCTTATTGCTTCGCTTGTAAAGCATTTGCTTCAAGCAAATCAACACACGGAGCTGATAATGGCTGATGCCAATCTTACTGAATTGCAAATCAAACAGCTCACTCAACTTGCCAATAGCTCCATTACAACATTCCATATTTTGAAGTGTTCATTTGCAACACCACATCTTCTAGTTTCTGGTAGAACGTTTGAAGTATTAACATTTTTTTCGACATCGACCACCTCCAAAGAATCTCTAGGGTTACAATTTTTCAAAACTCTGAACCACAATTCTTTCCTGGTAGTTCTAGAAATATCATTCATAAATTTGAAAGTAGATTGTACCAGTGAAGATCTTGGTGGAACATTTCAAATTATGCTTGAGGAAAATCAACATCTGCAAGAGTTAACTCTAAACGCGTGCGATATCGACGCTACTGTATTATGCCAATTAATGAAAGGGCTCTCGAAAAACAGCAAACTTAAAGTATTACACCTGAGTTTACTTAAAACTTTGAATGAAAGTGTTGGTCCAGCTATTGAATTTATGGTGAAAGAAAATAGATGCTTGCATACTCTGGGTATATCATTTAGTGACATTCACGACTCAGTTTATGAGCACATAGCTACAGGTTTAGGTAGTAATTTCACTCTAAAGGACCTAGTACTTGATGGTTTCAAAGTTACAACTGGATATTTCAGAATGTCTAATTTCAGGCCTACAATACAATCAGTTGATTGGAGGAAAGTCTTCACAATTCTTAACCAAAATAATTCCCTTCAAACCCTCAGTATTTCTACGAATGCAATTTCCAAAGAAGCCTTCGATGCATTGAAGGAACTACTTCAAAGTGGACCAATTATCAATCTGTACACTTGTCAGTGCCAATTTTCTCCCTGTCAGATTCAAGAATTACGCACTATACTTCAGCCAAAAGGGAAGCTGATACACAATACACCTTATCCTGCATCTTTACACAACATCAGAAATACAAGACACATTGAAGATCGTCTTCATAGTCACTTTTAA